AGGTTGCTTTCCACAGTCACGGTGAGCGTGGCAGTTACTGAAGAATCAGTGACAAGGCGTACCGTCACGGTTTGCTCGCCCAATTTGGTGGTGTCGAAGCCTTCCAACGTGTATTCATCTGGCTCCAGTACACGCGTCTTGCCATTGGTGAGCGTAGCGGTAACCGTCACGTCCTTATGCGCGAGCGTCTGCCTCTTGGCGATAGTGGTTTCAGGGCCCTTGGCCGCGATGGACTCCACAGCAGCAGTCTGCGAACCGAACGCAGTGCCGTTGAAGGCCACGGTGAATGCGCCGGCATTGCTGTTCGACGTGGCGAAAGCACCGGCATCGAGCCCGGTTACGTCCGCACCGGTCAGCGTTACCGTAGCGACATCCTGCCATTCATCGTTCGCGGAAGCACGCCAGTAGCCTTTCAGAGTATCGGTTGAGATGCGCTCCAGCTTGAGCTGCACTTGGTCGCCGAAGCCGGTACCAACATGCGATGTTTCCTTATCGATGTAGCCATCGGCATTGGAATCGTACTGCATGTAAACGCCGCTTAGGCTGGCAAGTAACGTGGCATATCCCTTGCCGCCGTTAGCGTCAGCAAGACCGTTACGGACCACCAGACCGGCGCGCGGATCGCCATTACCGCCCAAGTCGAGCGGCTTGACCGTGGTTTCCAGCGTTTCGTTCACGTCCAGAGCATCAGGCTGGTACACCGCACTGCCCTCGTTGCGATCCGTCCAGACGCCACGATTGGCGTTGTCCGTAATCGTGAAGTCATAAGCACCGCCGGACGCAGAAACCTGGCACGCGCTGCCGCCCTTCCAATGAGCTTCCTTCCAACTTCCGGAAATCGGGTTGGAGCAGGAAACATCGATGGTTCTACGGAATGTACGGCCCGGATTGAAGTTACTGCTCTCGGCAAGAGTGCCCGTAATGGTGTAGGCTCCCGGCACATTGAATGCGTAGGTGTTACCAGCAGCCTTGGTCGACTTGCTGACTGCCGTACCGCCTTCCACATTCCATGTCACCTTGGTAGCAATGGTATCGTCGCCTTCCTTGACGTTGACGGTGTCCGGCAGAGTAACGGTTCCGCCCGTGTTCACGGTCTTCGGGAGATCATCGCCGGTTTCCACAGTCCAGTTGACCAGCTTGCCCTTGGCGCTACCATGGTTGCCCCAATAGCTCAGATCCCAACCGTCGGGCTCGCCTTCTTGAGCAGGATTGTGCATTTCGATGGTGCCGTTCTCACCGATGGTCAGCGGCAGCCAAACATAGGTGGAATCGGCTTTACCGGAATCCCAACGGTCACCAAGGTAGATGAAGTGACCTTTCTCCTGGTCTACTGCGAGCACACTAGCCGACTGCGAACCGAATGTGGTGCCGCGGGTATCGCCCACGGACAACAGACCATCCGCGCCTTCCGGCATGTTGTTGTACCACGTGTTCTCGTTGACATCGTCCTTTTCCACGCCACGGGTCCAGTTTCCCAGCATGGAGTCGGCGGTGTAGTAGGTCTGCTTGTTCGGGGCCCAGCCGGTTGCACCAGATGCGATGATGTTGTAACGCCCGTCATATTGGAATACGGCAGGAGCTTCCAGCGAACCATTTTGTTTGACGATTTGGAAATCTTCGCCACGCACCGGGGCATCCGTAGTAGCGTCTGCAAGAATGTATGGGTACTGCCCGTCAGCAGAGTACTGCTTTTGTCCCTCGGACTGGTCCACATTCGTGGTCTTGACTACATTGGTGTAATCATCGTTGAGCTTGGCGATGTACAGCGTGGCATTGGCTTCGGAAGAATACAGTACATAGGCACTGTCGTCCTTCGGGTCCACGAACACAGTCATATCGCGGCTGTCACCGTTCTCACCCCAGCTGGGGTTACCTGCGGCTTCTTTCCAATTGTTCTGGTTAGGCAAACGATAGGCACCCACCATAGTGAACGGGCCCGCCGGATTGTCGGAAACAGCCACGCCCGCAAGTGCACGTGCATAGTTGGAACCGCCCGGCGTGGTGCTTCCATCGGAATGCCACCACAGCACGTATTGCTTGTTCTTCTTGTTGTAGATGATCTTCGGACGCTCGAAAATGCCCTGTACGGAATCAACCGCGCCATCACCATCCTGATCGGGGTTGGTGTTGAGGTACGGGAAGATTGCGTCGGCCTTGGCAGCGTCCACACTGCCGTCGGACTTGGTCAGGTTGTAGGCCTTGTCGAAGTAGGCGTAATCGGCATTGCTCTTATCCGTCAACTGAGATTTGCTGGTCACCGCACGCAGCGCCACACCAAGGTCAGTCCAGTTGTATAGATCTGTCGACATATAAGCATGAACACCGGGGCTGTTGTCGTAACCGTTAGAACGGTCTTCGCCATACCAGTAGTAGGCGTCGCCAACCTTGACCACTTGGCCACCGTGCGCTTGGATGTGTGTGCCGCCATTATCATTGGCGTTCTTGGCATACCAATATGGCTGGAAGTAATCGCTAGCGTTCTTGCCCGGATCGGCTGTGGGCTGGAACTTGGTGTATGTCGGCACTTGGCCGATGGTAGGCAGGTAATCCACACCTGCCGCACTGGCACTTGCAGCGGCCAGCCCGCATGACAATAGCGTTGCCGCGGCGGTAATTGCCGCGATAAGAGCGCCCTTGCCCTTATTGTTTATCTTCATTGATTTGGTTCCTTGATTGATGATAACGGTTTTTTGAACAAACAGTTATGTCGCTATCCGCGAAGCCAGAAAAGGTTCGACAAATCAATATACCGATACTGAAAACTCAGTATTCAACTTGTCGGACCAATTATGGTCAAAGAGCGGAGGAACCGGCCGGCAATAGTCAATATTGCCGGCTTGTTCCTTCACCCATTACTGCGCGAGGGTGCTATGCACGCTTGCGCAGCATGAACAGTGCACCCGCGGCAGCGGCCAGCAGAGCGACAGCGCCAGCGATGGCGGCAACACTGGAACCGGTGTTGGCCACCGTGTTCTTGTTGCCGTTGCCGGTGGCACCGGGCTTGTTGGTGTTGCCGGGCTTCTGTTCTTCAGGGCCAGGGGCGACTGCGTTGGCCTTGACCGTGACGTTGAAGGTCGCGGTCACACCACGGTAGGAGACGGTAATCGCCTTCTTGCCTGCGGTGGTGGAGTCGAACGAGCCAATCGCAAGCTGCGGGTCGTCAAGAGCGACCGGCACTTCCTTGGTCTTGTCGCCACTCTGGTAGACGGCAGTCACCTTCAGACCGGCGGTATCGAGCTTGTCGCCGATGGCGTACTCGGTCTTCGTGGGTCCGATCACCTTGAGCGAAGCCAAAGTGAAGGCGTTGAAGGTCACCGTGTAGGTCTTCGTCTCAGACTCGTCGGCTGAGGTCACCGTAATGGCGGCCTTGCCGCCAAGCTTGCCGTTCTCAACCGCGTCGCCAGTCACCTTGACGGCGGCGGCATTGTCGGTGGCGAAGGCCTGCAGCACCGGGTTTGCCTCGGCGTCGACCGGCAGATCAACCGTGTAGTCGGTCTTGGACGGGTCGAAGCCTTCAACGGTTTCGCCGTCAAGACGCAGGTCGCCCAGCGTGGCATCGGATGCTGGCTGCGGGGTGAGTACCGTGCTGTCTTGTGCGAACACCTGGATCTCAGCCACGTTGATGTACACCTTGGTGTCCTGCAATGTGTTAGTCAGGCGGATGGCCTTGGCCTTTACCGGGGTGCCGAGCACGAAGTCAACGGTCGGGGTGTCGGCGGCGGTGATGCCGTCGGAGCCAGAGCCGGCATCGCCGGCCTGTATCTTCCAGCCATCCTTGGTACCGACTCCATGCCATTCGCCAGCCTCATCCTGGTATTCCAGCGTCTGGCTCTTCGGCCAAGACGCACGACCATCGTAGTAGAAGAAGGTCTTCACTTCGGTGATGGTCTGAGCTTCGTCGAAGGTGAACGTGGCGACCGGGTCCACCGTCGAGGCGGTGGAAGCCCAAGTGGACCAACCCTTTGACGTAGTGTCACCATCGATGGCCTTGGAAGCGGAGGCACCCTCCTGGAAGTTCACCGAGAAGTTCGTGCCAGAGGCCGCGGCGATGTTCTTCGCAGCACCCTGAACCGGCGTCACGAATGCCTGAATTTCGGTGGCGTTCATGTAGTCGTTGTTCACGGTGTTCACAATGCGCATCTTCGTGGCATTCACTGTGCCCTTATCGGCCTTGAACGTCACCGTCTGGCCTGCGGCAGGCTTAACATCGCTACCGAATTGCATCCACGTCTCGCCATCAGTGGTGTACTCGGCCTTGGCGGAAGCCGGAGCCTTGTCACCATACGTAATGGTCACGCTGCTAAGCTCACACTCAGAGCCGAAGTCAATCGTGGCGGTCGGGCTGGCGGAATAGTCACCAGCAGAGTTCCACGTCACCCAGGCTTCAGCTGACGTGTCACCATCGGTGAGCTTCTTCCACTGATCGCCCTTGCTGTATTCCGTCTGCTGGTTGGTCACGGTCAGGTTGGAAGCAGTGTCGGCCACATTCTCAGGCGTGGCGGCGGTGACATAGATCGCGCCCTTCAGTGCAATCGTGGTCGCGTCGTCCAGCTGGTAAGTACCGGTCACGGCAATGTTGTCGCCAGCCTTGGCATCGGCGAGCTTGGTATCAAGCCCATCGAAGTTCCACGTAACCTTAGCCGCATCGCCCTCGAATGCAGGCGATGCCTTGACGTGTAGGTACACCGGCGCAGCCTCAAGCGCGGCCTTCGCCTCGCTCGCACTGGTGCCGGCCAGCACTGTAGCCGATACCGGATCGGAAACGGTGAGCGCGCCAACGTAGACCGTAGCGGTGACGTTGAACTCGTTGCCGTACACATCGGTGGCGGTAGCGGTGGCTTCGTAGGCGCCTTCCTTGGCCACATCGACCTTGGAAGTATCCCAGTTGGCAACCGTGGCCTTGCCTTCGCCCCAAGTGTAGTAGAGCGTGACTTCGACCGGAAGCACGGCCTTCTCGTTAACGGCGGTCTGCACGTTCACGGTCTTCTGGCTGGTCGGCGTTACATTGCGCAGAGTCCATGTCTGGTTGGCGGACGGCGAAGTGCCGCTCGGTGACTGCCACAAGCCAACCTTCGTGCCGACTGTGGTACCAGAGTTATCCACATCAAGGTTCGTCTTAGTCGCGGCATTGAGCAGCTGGTAGGTCGAACCATCGGAAGTGTTGAGAATCCACTTGGCAGCCGGGTCGGATTTAGCGGCCCCAACCGTTTCGTTGGAAAGCGCGTTCGTGCCATCCTTGGACACCAGCACCTTGCCTTCGGCGTTAGTAATCACATAAGCCTTGAGATCAGGGCGCTCGGAGTCGGTGGGCTGCTCGATCTGGGTAAAGGTCCAAGTCTGCTTCTTGGCGTTCTCGGCATCGGAAGCGACGTTGGCCAGGGACAGCGCGGAATCACCAGAAGTGGTATCAGCCACGGCCTTGCCGGACTGCTTACCAACGAGCTGGTAAGTGTCGCCGGTCTCGACGGCAGCATCCTTAGCGTAGCCGGTCACGCCAGTGAGCTGGATGGAGGCGATAGAACGGGCGGGCACAGTGACCGTAGCGGTCTTGGCAGCCTTGTCAATCATCACAGAGCCTTCAGCTTGCTTGACGTTGCTGGTCTTGGCGAAGACTTCCGGAGTGGCGGAATCGACACCCGCGTTCTTGTCTTCGGCAGAGGTTTCGGTGGTCAGGTAGAGCTCACCGTAAGCGTTGTCGGCAATCTCGCCGTACTTCGACAGGTCGATGACGAAGGTCTGGTCAGAGGTGCCGGAGTTGCGGTGGATGACGGTCTGCGTCTTGCCATCGTCGGAGGTGGCAGTCATGTTGTTGTCTTCATCGTTGTTGGCGATGACCTTGTCGCCCGCGTGGATGAAGTGGGTGATGGCCTTGACGCCGTTGTACTTGGCGTTTGCAATAACCGTGCACGGTTCAAGTCCATCGGTGGTACCGCCGTTGTTGTTCACGCGGCGCTCGGAGTAGAGCTTGCCGTCCATGCCAGCCACGGTGCAGTCGAAGTCGATGAGCACGGTGCCCCAGTTGGTGTTCTCACCGGCCGGATTCACATTCGAGCCCATCTGCATGTTGTAGAGGTCCTCGACCACCTGCCAGAAGGTGAAGTCCTTGGACTGCAGGCGGGTGACGTTGGAGCTGATCTTGCTCATCATGCCCAGCGCGTTGTCGAAACCGTACGGGTTGTAGGAGCCGGACTGCCAGGAGCCGTCCACCTCGCTCATCGACAGCTTCTTGCCGTCTGCCTGAGCGATATCGCGCGACTGCATCTGGTTGCTGTCGGAGTAGGCGTGAACGTTGTACTGGCCGATAAGGTCCTTGATCGCCTGCGGGTACTGGTTGTACGACTTGACGAAGTCGGCGGAGTTCGTGGCATCGGTGGCTGCGATGATGGTGTCATCATTGTCCTTGAGCGCCTCAGCGAGTGCGGTAATCGTCTGCTGCTGCTGGGCGTTGCTGACATGCATACCCTCCTGCGGCTTCTTCAGCGCGTTGGAGTATGGGGTGACGGACCTATCTTTGTCGGAGTAGTACTTATCCCAGTAGTTGTTAATGAGCTTGGTGTTGTCATCGCTCTCATCGGTGTACTTCGAAGCCATGTCGCCCGGAGTGCCCCAGTAACTGGTCTCGGACTCGTTGAACGGCTCGACCGTGTCAACGTTTGCGCCAAGGCTTTCGAGGTGCTCGACGTTCTTGGCCATGTACTGAGCGAATTTCTCAGGGTTTGCAAGATTATTGCTACCGGAGTTGCGTCCACCAGTGGCGTAACCGCTGTTGGTCAGGAACCACGGAGCGGAGTTGGCGAAGGCCTCTACATCGGTGATGTCGGGGTTATCGCCGGTGGCACCGCGCTCAATCCACCAGTCTTGGGCGGCGGACTTGGAGAAGTCATACTGGTTGTCGTCAGTCGGGTCGAATGCCGCAGCCAGCTTGTCTTTGTCGGCCTGCTTGGTGGTTACGCCATTGCCATACGTGCCGGAGCCGGTGGCGTCATCTTTCCACGTGCCAGGCACGGCAGCGCCTTGGCGCATGAATGGGTAGCCGTAGGCAACATCGGAGGCATTGCCGCCGCCCACGTTGTAGCGGGCCATGTTCAGGTCCAGTCCTTCATCACCGAAGATGGACTGGTAGAACTGTTCGCGCAGCTGCTTGCCGTATTCCACAGCCTTAGCCTTGGAAGCGTCATCGCCGAGATTGGTGGTGATGGCCGATTCCTCGCCGAGGCTGCCGGTGGCGTTGGCGAACCAAGCCAGCGAGGTGCCCCAGCCATCGAAACTGTTGGCATACCACGGGTTCGGGGTCACGGTAATGGCATCGTTATCAGCC
This DNA window, taken from Bifidobacterium longum subsp. longum JCM 1217, encodes the following:
- a CDS encoding bacterial Ig-like domain-containing protein, with the protein product MKINNKGKGALIAAITAAATLLSCGLAAASASAAGVDYLPTIGQVPTYTKFQPTADPGKNASDYFQPYWYAKNANDNGGTHIQAHGGQVVKVGDAYYWYGEDRSNGYDNSPGVHAYMSTDLYNWTDLGVALRAVTSKSQLTDKSNADYAYFDKAYNLTKSDGSVDAAKADAIFPYLNTNPDQDGDGAVDSVQGIFERPKIIYNKKNKQYVLWWHSDGSTTPGGSNYARALAGVAVSDNPAGPFTMVGAYRLPNQNNWKEAAGNPSWGENGDSRDMTVFVDPKDDSAYVLYSSEANATLYIAKLNDDYTNVVKTTNVDQSEGQKQYSADGQYPYILADATTDAPVRGEDFQIVKQNGSLEAPAVFQYDGRYNIIASGATGWAPNKQTYYTADSMLGNWTRGVEKDDVNENTWYNNMPEGADGLLSVGDTRGTTFGSQSASVLAVDQEKGHFIYLGDRWDSGKADSTYVWLPLTIGENGTIEMHNPAQEGEPDGWDLSYWGNHGSAKGKLVNWTVETGDDLPKTVNTGGTVTLPDTVNVKEGDDTIATKVTWNVEGGTAVSKSTKAAGNTYAFNVPGAYTITGTLAESSNFNPGRTFRRTIDVSCSNPISGSWKEAHWKGGSACQVSASGGAYDFTITDNANRGVWTDRNEGSAVYQPDALDVNETLETTVKPLDLGGNGDPRAGLVVRNGLADANGGKGYATLLASLSGVYMQYDSNADGYIDKETSHVGTGFGDQVQLKLERISTDTLKGYWRASANDEWQDVATVTLTGADVTGLDAGAFATSNSNAGAFTVAFNGTAFGSQTAAVESIAAKGPETTIAKRQTLAHKDVTVTATLTNGKTRVLEPDEYTLEGFDTTKLGEQTVTVRLVTDSSVTATLTVTVESNLARLFCSSAAASKYEPASSWASASTADLTCDNNLSTNWSNWGTGDTSPWLSYTFDKAYQLGKLSVAVDKAKGEAAPKSFTVSYLAEDNATWTDATLPAVTVNGAAGAVTEADVSALPATKGIRLNFTYADGNDYAKIAEVRIAEGEATPEPQPSSNANLADLTVDGKTVDGFSADITEYAGALAGDAASYPTVEATAADAKATVQVEQASTENSGVATVTVTAEDGTAETYTVTFGELPQLAELAVEVTKDSYQVGDKFNAADVKVSAIYKVGDTETLRKLIDPTDGDLKFTGFDSATAGTKTITVSYRGVNATFEVTVTATEVTPGPGEQKPGDTNNPGNTAKPGNTATNEPAANGAAPLSNTGAAVAAIAVVVVALAAAAGALLVIRKRRA
- a CDS encoding exo-beta-1,6-galactobiohydrolase, with translation MRVLSKSLAAMVAAATLVGGGAFAVAGTAYAADNDAITVTPNPWYANSFDGWGTSLAWFANATGSLGEESAITTNLGDDASKAKAVEYGKQLREQFYQSIFGDEGLDLNMARYNVGGGNASDVAYGYPFMRQGAAVPGTWKDDATGSGTYGNGVTTKQADKDKLAAAFDPTDDNQYDFSKSAAQDWWIERGATGDNPDITDVEAFANSAPWFLTNSGYATGGRNSGSNNLANPEKFAQYMAKNVEHLESLGANVDTVEPFNESETSYWGTPGDMASKYTDESDDNTKLINNYWDKYYSDKDRSVTPYSNALKKPQEGMHVSNAQQQQTITALAEALKDNDDTIIAATDATNSADFVKSYNQYPQAIKDLIGQYNVHAYSDSNQMQSRDIAQADGKKLSMSEVDGSWQSGSYNPYGFDNALGMMSKISSNVTRLQSKDFTFWQVVEDLYNMQMGSNVNPAGENTNWGTVLIDFDCTVAGMDGKLYSERRVNNNGGTTDGLEPCTVIANAKYNGVKAITHFIHAGDKVIANNDEDNNMTATSDDGKTQTVIHRNSGTSDQTFVIDLSKYGEIADNAYGELYLTTETSAEDKNAGVDSATPEVFAKTSNVKQAEGSVMIDKAAKTATVTVPARSIASIQLTGVTGYAKDAAVETGDTYQLVGKQSGKAVADTTSGDSALSLANVASDAENAKKQTWTFTQIEQPTDSERPDLKAYVITNAEGKVLVSKDGTNALSNETVGAAKSDPAAKWILNTSDGSTYQLLNAATKTNLDVDNSGTTVGTKVGLWQSPSGTSPSANQTWTLRNVTPTSQKTVNVQTAVNEKAVLPVEVTLYYTWGEGKATVANWDTSKVDVAKEGAYEATATATDVYGNEFNVTATVYVGALTVSDPVSATVLAGTSASEAKAALEAAPVYLHVKASPAFEGDAAKVTWNFDGLDTKLADAKAGDNIAVTGTYQLDDATTIALKGAIYVTAATPENVADTASNLTVTNQQTEYSKGDQWKKLTDGDTSAEAWVTWNSAGDYSASPTATIDFGSECELSSVTITYGDKAPASAKAEYTTDGETWMQFGSDVKPAAGQTVTFKADKGTVNATKMRIVNTVNNDYMNATEIQAFVTPVQGAAKNIAAASGTNFSVNFQEGASASKAIDGDTTSKGWSTWASTASTVDPVATFTFDEAQTITEVKTFFYYDGRASWPKSQTLEYQDEAGEWHGVGTKDGWKIQAGDAGSGSDGITAADTPTVDFVLGTPVKAKAIRLTNTLQDTKVYINVAEIQVFAQDSTVLTPQPASDATLGDLRLDGETVEGFDPSKTDYTVDLPVDAEANPVLQAFATDNAAAVKVTGDAVENGKLGGKAAITVTSADESETKTYTVTFNAFTLASLKVIGPTKTEYAIGDKLDTAGLKVTAVYQSGDKTKEVPVALDDPQLAIGSFDSTTAGKKAITVSYRGVTATFNVTVKANAVAPGPEEQKPGNTNKPGATGNGNKNTVANTGSSVAAIAGAVALLAAAAGALFMLRKRA